The window AATGCTCATAGCGATCGAGGTATCGGTCGATGAGTTCCAATTGATCACTTATCTGCCTCAGTTCGGTGATAACATCCCTATTGACTTCGTGTTGAAGCCGCTCTGCAAGTTCTGTCCCTTCAATCTCATCTGCAAATTTGTGCAAGGAGTGAGCGTACGCCGTTTCGATAGCTCTCCGTAACACGCCAGATTTGGCGTACTCAGCAGGTAATTTTTGTTCAAAACTGGCTTCTATAGCATTGCAGATCTGATCAACGACCTCCTCTTGAGCTTCGTATGTGATGTTCATCTCGTTTAACTCAAGAGCAATCTTGTCCCAATTCTCGGCAACCTCTTCCAAATGTTCGTCGTCGTTCTCTCGAGCGATGTGACTCACGGCAACTTGCAGTTTTTCGTGGAACACTGTTGCTGTCCGTTCGAGTTCTTCATCCCACTTCTTGCGCTGGCTCTCGCTTTTATACAATTTTTTTGCTGATTCAATAGCATCGCTGACTCCCTTCTCGAAAGCTTTCTCGCCAGTTTTCACAACCAACGGAGCAACAAGAGTTGCACCAACCAACGGATCGACCATTATTGGCTAAAACATCATTCAATCAAGAAGTAATTACTGGCCATCATGTGTGTAACACGGCGTCACAAACCAAAGCCCTCTCGTGAGATTAGTTGGTAAATGATCGGGGAATTCTGTCAATCACCAACTCAGTGGGATAGAACAATAATCTTGCTTGAACGCTCCAGCCAAAGCTATCTCTTAGCGTGTTGACCTCATCTCAGGGACATTATAGGCGAGTTCGCGGTACTTACTAAACATAATTTCGACTACTCCAATCATCAAATTCATTTTCGAGTTTGAAAGGGAAGTGATGAATTAGCTGTCCCACAAGAGCTGGTGAAAAGCGTACGAAGATATGCTACCCACATCCCTAATGATGGTTTTCAAAACAGATAGGAGAATTTATTAGTATCTATCTTTGACACAATCCATGGACAGAAGGGTGTTACTTTCCACGGTTGGTGCGGGAGCAGTGAGTGCTTTGGCTGGTTGTACCTCAATTTTAGACTCGGACACTGAACCCACTGATGACTCGGGTGATGATACGACCGATGATGAGGCATCGGGTCCAACACAAGAAGAGCGCAATGAGAGGTATATCGAGAGAGTGACCAAGGATGGCAAACTCCTCTATGGGCACAACCTCCATGTGACATCAATCAAAGATATTGCACCAAACTCCGTCACTGTGGAACTAAACATAGCCGTCAATCCACTTGCAGACTACGACATTCATGCCCACTACATCCCACTCTCTGAAGCGGCAGATGCAGAGTGGAATATCACAAAAACGACAGAGATTGTCCGTACACAGGGAACGGTGGACTCCCACGATAGTCTCTACGATGATGAGGCACACGAATGGAAGGAAACTGGTACTCTAGCACACTTCCGATACGATATTATAGATGAGAACCCACCCAAACCCGTCTCGAAAATCACCATCCCACAGGAGAGCTACAAAGATAATTCGTTGCTCCCTTATGTAAATGTGCCAATTGGTGGTGATTATCACGTCGGGCCAAGAAGCCCAGTTGGTCGCGTCTTTGATTTCAAATTCGACCTTGATATGGAAATTCCCAAATATGAACCGTTCGTTATCGGGTTCTCCTGGGAAGACGAGTATAACCACTCTCCACGAGGGGGCGAAATCATCACGCAGACCCAGCAAGCGGCTCGCGTTGGAGAAGAGGAATTCATCTATGCAAGCCGCTTTGAAGACCAGGGCGACTGGCTCGAGTTCCGAAGGAAACAAACGTGGGATATGTACGAGTGGCCTGACGTAAACCACTCTAGCGTAGAAGAAACCAAAGACGGGTATCGAATGAAGACCTGTCGGCTCTCCAGCTTCAGTATCTACTCAGAGCGATACCAGGAGTTCCTCGATGAAATCGAAGAACGAGAGATTCGAGATGGAATCTCCATGGGGCATCTTCTCGAAGAAGCCGCCCCTCATTTCACGAGTTCCCCTGTTCAGAATCTCTGGGGTGTTGACGTACAGTTCAGTGAGCAGGAGCTTTCTGACGCAATCCAAACAGCCCAACAAATCGACGTTGAGACGGAAGGGTCATTGGTGAAGGCTATGTCAAACGCGCCAGAGGTCGTAGAGAACCCGATTGTCCAAGAAGTCGCCACACAGATTGCCGACGAGTGCGACCGTCGTGGAGCGAGTCCCGTCGAACAGCTACGGTTCATCGTTGATTTCGTCCAGTTCTTCGACCACAGTTGGGATTTGGGTGGTAACCCCCGAGATGGGGTAGCGTTGGCTCCTGGCACGGCTCACCCCGTGCGGACGTTCTCTCGGACGTATGGTGATTGTAAGGACTACACAGTGCTGATGAACGCACTCTTACAGCAGGATGTCTTCGATTTCGAGACGCGCATCTTCCGACTCCCCGATATCACTACGTTCACTTCGGACACTGGGCGAAGTATAGATGTTGGACACGTCACACCTGCCGTTCGGATGCGTGATATGGGCTTCGAGGATATTAACGAACAGCGACAACTAGGTAGGCACCCACACGTTCTTGTTCCATACCAGCGGGAGATTGATGGGGAGCAGTACATGTATGTCGAGTCGTCGTTCGGAATGCCGCTCGGATACATCCCGCCACAGTGGGAAGGACTCAGTGTTCATGTTCTCTAAAGTCTGACTGAAATAGAACGTCGGATAGACCGTTGACAGTTGATTCTGGCTCTTCGTCAAGTATGCAGATAGATGTTGATCTATAGATTTTACCCCTCCTTTCTCGGTGTAGACACTGTGAAACCCAAGCAGTTGAATTGTATGCCGCCTATTACAATTATCGGATAAGTGCCATACACTAGCATCATGGACGATCTGACGGGGTTCCAGCGCGACCTCCTATACGTGATCGCTGGGGCCGAACGACCTTCAGGCCAAGAAGTAAAGGAAGAATTGGAACAGTACTACAGTAGCGAGATAAATCATGGACGACTGTACCCGAATCTCGATACAGTGGTCAATAAGGAGTTCGTCAAGAAAGGGGAACTCGATCGCCGAACCAACTATTATGCGATTTCAGAGGCAGGCAGACAGCGGATTCAGGAGCGTCGAGAGTGGGAAGCGCAATACGTCGACACGGAGGGACACAAAATCATAGGCTAACATTGTTCAGTGAACACCACGGAGTCTAACCTTTCTGGGATTTGTTGCCAGGTACTCGTTGTAGAACCCCTCTGTCTCTCTGAGGTCGTGACGGATGTTGTGAAGATTGTTCCAGAGGTCGTTACTGTGACTAACCTTCCCTACCAAATGTTGTTCAGCAGCGTCAAGATCGGCATACGTCGCCTCCGGTTGAACTCCGCAGGATCGTCAGCCAGTCGGTAATCCATGGGGCTTCCCACAGCTTGATGAACGGTCTCAGATCCTCCTCCTTACATTTTTTCGTGAACCGATCAATCCTCCTGTTCACGCCACCAACCTTACTCTCAAAGGTACTATCTGCAGTTATCTTCACATCAACTAGTCCGAATATCCATGCCGACTTCATCTTGGCGTCATACTGTTCTTTCTTGC of the Natronosalvus vescus genome contains:
- a CDS encoding transglutaminase-like domain-containing protein, translated to MDRRVLLSTVGAGAVSALAGCTSILDSDTEPTDDSGDDTTDDEASGPTQEERNERYIERVTKDGKLLYGHNLHVTSIKDIAPNSVTVELNIAVNPLADYDIHAHYIPLSEAADAEWNITKTTEIVRTQGTVDSHDSLYDDEAHEWKETGTLAHFRYDIIDENPPKPVSKITIPQESYKDNSLLPYVNVPIGGDYHVGPRSPVGRVFDFKFDLDMEIPKYEPFVIGFSWEDEYNHSPRGGEIITQTQQAARVGEEEFIYASRFEDQGDWLEFRRKQTWDMYEWPDVNHSSVEETKDGYRMKTCRLSSFSIYSERYQEFLDEIEEREIRDGISMGHLLEEAAPHFTSSPVQNLWGVDVQFSEQELSDAIQTAQQIDVETEGSLVKAMSNAPEVVENPIVQEVATQIADECDRRGASPVEQLRFIVDFVQFFDHSWDLGGNPRDGVALAPGTAHPVRTFSRTYGDCKDYTVLMNALLQQDVFDFETRIFRLPDITTFTSDTGRSIDVGHVTPAVRMRDMGFEDINEQRQLGRHPHVLVPYQREIDGEQYMYVESSFGMPLGYIPPQWEGLSVHVL
- a CDS encoding PadR family transcriptional regulator encodes the protein MDDLTGFQRDLLYVIAGAERPSGQEVKEELEQYYSSEINHGRLYPNLDTVVNKEFVKKGELDRRTNYYAISEAGRQRIQERREWEAQYVDTEGHKIIG